Sequence from the Sulfuracidifex tepidarius genome:
TAAATTCAATAATTCTTCTACCTGCCATGGCTTAAATTCCCTTACGTGAAGTTCTGAAGTTGACGTTTTATTGCATAAAGATGATGCTTTCCTTAATGTTTTATTCCTGAACCTACCAACGCAATTCAAGATCCTAGTGACTTCATCGTCATTCTTCCTTACCCTGGTGAACACTGTGATTACTGAGTACACCCTCGGTGCGGGCGTGAAGGCATTGGGAGGAATTACCTCCTTTTCTTCTATGACAAAGTAGTAGTTAGAAATTAGTGAAATGCTATTCGTGTAGTTGATCAACTTGTCTGCAAAGTCCTTCTGAAGTATCATCACAGCCCTCTGGAACTCCAAAGATGAGATCTCAAGGAGAAAGTCTCTGCTTATATAGTAAGGAAGCGAAGCCACTATTTCTCCCCTTCTAACAGGAACGTCCCTAGCATCTGCAATAACAAGGTTGTTGTTCTTCAGATCTTGTATAAACCTCTCATCTATCTCCAGGCAGATGTCTGGATTAATCAGCCTTGAGATCCTTCCATCACCGCACCCGACTTCCAACAATGGGCGCGCGTTAGAAATATAAGAAGTGAATTTTCTCATGAAATACTCTGAAGAGAGAAATACTTGCGAATCCTTTATTTCCCTTACCTTACTCTCTTTTCAATATATCCCACGTATTTCACTTGTTGCTCTGGGTTCCTTTTATTCTCATCTGAAGGAATCGCAAACGGATATACGAATAAATAGTATTTCTCTTCACCCTGCATTTCTTTTATTATCCTCTCAACTAGCAACCCTTTGACGTCTTTGATCCCGGTTCTATCTTCTATGTCTTTATAGCTCTCAAACGGTTTTCTCTTTCGTTCCTCTAGGAAAGTCCTTAACGTTTTCTTACCTATAGAGGGTATCAATTCAAGTGAATGTAACCTCAATGTTAAAGGCCCCGCGTTATTGAAGAACGTGACTATTTCCTGTTCCTTGTCAGTTAGTATGGTGGGCAACACTCTCTTCAACGAGTCCCTAGCTACTGTAGTTAAGTCGTCATAACTTATATTTAGGTCGAATAGAACTCCGTTGTCTTCCCTCAAATCTATCATCTGCTCTATCTGAATTTCCTTGCTAATATCCTGAACTAGGATTTCAGAAAGCGTAAAGAAGTCCCTTCCTACTGCTTGTATTATAGGCTTATTTGAGTGAAATTTATGTTTATCAAGAGGATTTCCTTCTCTCATGTAGTCTAACACATATACTATAACGTCCTTAGGACCCTCCTTGTGATACCTTCTTCTCTGCAATTTAAGTACCCAATTACAGAAATGAATTTTAAAAGTAAAAACTCAACTCTTCAAATGCTTCTTAACTAACTCTATGATTTTCTCCACTTGTTCCGTGGTGTAAGTCTTTGAACTATCGATAGATAAAATGCTTCGTACTTCGTCCGTTGACAGCGGACATATACTTGCTATCATAGCCCTCAAATCTTCCCTACTAACGACTTCACTAAGTTCATTAACCAAGGCCTCCGCTTCTTCTGCTTCACATTTTTCAACATGAGAAAGATAACTAACAGTTCTTTGAAGAAGGTTAGAAGGTTCCTGCATATTTTCCAGTGCTTGAGAAAGCAACTTTTTAGCTACAGAATATGGAATAAAGTGCTCCTCTAATATGTGAGAAGACAAAAAACGCACCTCCTCAATTCTTCATAACTCCCTTGAAAGTTTCGAGGTGTTCGGGTCTCACAATTATTAGTTTCTCTTTGTCACCTAGATTCACTTTCACTTCATATGCCCTACCACGTTTGCCAGCTATTACCCCTACTTTCCCATGATATCTACGATGGGGCATACCGTAGTGGAAAGAGGGATTTATCTTTATAGAAACATATTCACCCTCGGTATATTTCTTCATTATTTTGCTGAGAGGTGGTATAGATCCCTTTTCCTTTATATTCTTCTTTAGGAGCTTCCTAGTCCTAGTCCTGTAACCCTTAGAGTGCTTAACCATAACTTTTCACCTGATATGATGAATGCAACTCACAATTAAGATTTTTGGAGAAAGAGCGTGTTGGTATTTAAGAAGTTTGCCTTCAACGATATCTAGAAAATAGATAATATATTTTTAAAAAAACAAATATAAATTCATTTCTAAGCTGATTGTCATCCTTGCACTCCTCTAGATTTCTAATAACCTAAGTAGCTCAAATCCCTAGAAGGGATGGATAGTTTTGCTAAATTCTAATGGAAATTAATAGTAACAACATACAATTATTTTCATGCGGGGGGTGGGATTTGGACCCACGCAGGCCTTCGCCAGCGGATCTCTTATAAGGGGATCTTAAGTCCGCCCCCTTTGACCAGACTCGGGAACCCCCGCTCATCATAAAAATGTTTAGTGACGTTTAAATGTCTTTTCCTCTAAACCGATTAACGCTGATCCTCAATTTCGAGACTGATCCAAGTCATGGTATAAGGCTAGCGTCAAAGACTAACAGAAAGGTCGAAGGGATGAGCGCCTTTGTGAGATTATATGCTTAGAGGCTCATGTCAACTATGACTGTCCACGAGCCCCGAGGTGGAATCCTTATGTGGGCTTTACTCATAAGAAATCCCTCAGTTTAATTCATGGCATTCTTGTTAACTGATTGTAATTTTGTCTAGTAGGTCAATCAACGCGTTTGTCTTGGAACGAATGTCTGTCTCATCATCCATCAAATTATCTTCCTAGGAAACTTTGCCTCTGACTCATGAAGAGTTTTGGTAATGCTTTACGCTAAGTAAAGGCGTAAAAGTGACCTTAATAACCTAAGTAGCTCAAATCCCTAGAAGGGATGGATAGTTTTGCTAAATTCTAATGGAAATTAATAGTAACAACATACAATTATTTTCATGCGGGGGGTGGGATTTGGACCCACGCAGGCCTTCGCCAATAGGGCCTGAACCTATCCCCTTTGGCCTAACTCGGGCACCCCCGCCCATCATTAATAAGAGCGATGTAAATAAAAATGTAACGCCGGGGACGGGATTCGAACCCGTGTGCCTCGTAGAGGCAGTAGGTCGCTTGCTTTCCTAACGCTGGAGGTCTCGAGCCTACCCCCTTAAACCGCTCGGGCACCCCGGCACATCTATTAAATCTTCTCAAATCTTTTTATTATTAACCTTATGCAGGAACATATATAGGATCGGCTTCCGTGGAGATTCTGGTATTTTCTGCCACACTCTTCCTTATATTTTTAGGAAGGGAGAACAACGAAATGTGGGTATCCGAGTCGTACCACCTCAATGGAGAGTTTATCCTCGACTTGATTCTGTTCTCTATTTCAGCCTTAGAAAGGGATGAAGGATCAGCATCGTCTGAAGCGTAAACGAACCCCCAAAGCCCATCAAAAGATGCTATATAAGTATATGAAGCAGAAACTTTGGAAAACACTTGTTTCAACGTAGTGTAAATAGCGGAGTACACTTCTAAGGAAAAGGAAGGAGAGGTAGCCTGAGTTACTATCCCTCCGCGCTTGTTCATGACTTTCTTTAAATCTTCATAGAACTCTTTCGTATAGAGTTTATAAGACGTTGATCCTTTTAGTGGATCGGTTAGATCTAAAATTACTAGATCGAATTTTTGGTTTGTCTTCTTAATGTAATCTAAACCATCTCCTATGATGAGTTCCGTACGATTGTCATCAAATGAGCCCATGTGCCACTCTTTCAGTTCGTTCTTTGCGAATTCTATAACTTTCTCGTCTAAGTCTACCATGACCGCTTTTTCTACGCTGTTATACTTTAATGCTTCCCTAAGAGTAGCTCCTTCTCCACCTCCCAGTATCAGAACAGATTTTGGAGATGGATCCAAAGAGATGCCTATTGGATGAACTAGGCTTTCATGGTAAACGTGCTCATCATATATGGTGGATTGCACTTTACCGTCTATTATCAGACCTTTGCCGAACCTAGTGAATTCTACAAGCATGACAGATTGATATTGCGTCTTTTCCTCTGCTATGACTCTCTTTATCTCATGACCATGAAACTCGTAAGGGGTCTGCCATTCTATAAGCCAATGCCAACTCATTATACTAACCTTATGCCGTTTACCTTCTTGTTCTGCCAACTATAGCGTCTTATTCTTTTGCTCTTTCCGAAACCACATGCTGAACAGTAATGTTTTTGCGGGTTATACGAATTCCTTCCACATCGTCTGCATCTTATATGTGAAGCTCCTCTATTCATTTTACCGAAAGATGGAGTACCTTTCATTGCAGATCACTGTAAAGGTGATATGAGAATAACGTTATCTCCTCTTATTACCATAGTGCCCAGTTTCCTTCCGCTACCATCAGGCTGTATCTCCTCTGAATCAGATAGAACTAAATTCATGTGCTGATCATAGCTTTTCAGTGTTCCCCTTACCTTCTTATCGCCCTTCAGTTTTACCAGTACTACATTGTTCAAGGATTCTGCCAATACCTTATGAGCTGTTTCTGCCAAAAACATACACCTAAATGAGTTGATTAAACATTAACTTAAAAGTTAATCTGTGAAGTCCCGCCGCGGGGGCTTGAACCCCGGACCACCCGGTTCCTACAATCCATCTACAGCCGGGCGCTCTACCAGGC
This genomic interval carries:
- a CDS encoding 16S ribosomal RNA methyltransferase A, which codes for MKDSQVFLSSEYFMRKFTSYISNARPLLEVGCGDGRISRLINPDICLEIDERFIQDLKNNNLVIADARDVPVRRGEIVASLPYYISRDFLLEISSLEFQRAVMILQKDFADKLINYTNSISLISNYYFVIEEKEVIPPNAFTPAPRVYSVITVFTRVRKNDDEVTRILNCVGRFRNKTLRKASSLCNKTSTSELHVREFKPWQVEELLNLIR
- a CDS encoding DUF655 domain-containing protein, coding for MQRRRYHKEGPKDVIVYVLDYMREGNPLDKHKFHSNKPIIQAVGRDFFTLSEILVQDISKEIQIEQMIDLREDNGVLFDLNISYDDLTTVARDSLKRVLPTILTDKEQEIVTFFNNAGPLTLRLHSLELIPSIGKKTLRTFLEERKRKPFESYKDIEDRTGIKDVKGLLVERIIKEMQGEEKYYLFVYPFAIPSDENKRNPEQQVKYVGYIEKRVR
- a CDS encoding DNA-directed RNA polymerase subunit F, which produces MSSHILEEHFIPYSVAKKLLSQALENMQEPSNLLQRTVSYLSHVEKCEAEEAEALVNELSEVVSREDLRAMIASICPLSTDEVRSILSIDSSKTYTTEQVEKIIELVKKHLKS
- a CDS encoding 50S ribosomal protein L21e; protein product: MVKHSKGYRTRTRKLLKKNIKEKGSIPPLSKIMKKYTEGEYVSIKINPSFHYGMPHRRYHGKVGVIAGKRGRAYEVKVNLGDKEKLIIVRPEHLETFKGVMKN
- a CDS encoding methyltransferase domain-containing protein; amino-acid sequence: MMSWHWLIEWQTPYEFHGHEIKRVIAEEKTQYQSVMLVEFTRFGKGLIIDGKVQSTIYDEHVYHESLVHPIGISLDPSPKSVLILGGGEGATLREALKYNSVEKAVMVDLDEKVIEFAKNELKEWHMGSFDDNRTELIIGDGLDYIKKTNQKFDLVILDLTDPLKGSTSYKLYTKEFYEDLKKVMNKRGGIVTQATSPSFSLEVYSAIYTTLKQVFSKVSASYTYIASFDGLWGFVYASDDADPSSLSKAEIENRIKSRINSPLRWYDSDTHISLFSLPKNIRKSVAENTRISTEADPIYVPA
- a CDS encoding 50S ribosomal protein L37e yields the protein MKGTPSFGKMNRGASHIRCRRCGRNSYNPQKHYCSACGFGKSKRIRRYSWQNKKVNGIRLV
- a CDS encoding LSM domain-containing protein, encoding MAETAHKVLAESLNNVVLVKLKGDKKVRGTLKSYDQHMNLVLSDSEEIQPDGSGRKLGTMVIRGDNVILISPLQ